A single window of Prionailurus viverrinus isolate Anna chromosome F1, UM_Priviv_1.0, whole genome shotgun sequence DNA harbors:
- the TBX19 gene encoding T-box transcription factor TBX19 isoform X5, whose translation MAMSKLGAQKTSDGTVSRLLNVVESELQAGREKGDPTEKQLQIILEDAPLWQRFKEVTNEMIVTKNGRRMFPVLKISVTGLDPNAMYSLLLDFVPTDSHRWKYVNGEWVPAGKPEVSSHSCVYIHPDSPNFGAHWMKAPISFSKVKLTNKLNGGGQIMLNSLHKYEPQVHIVRVGGAHRMVMNCSFPETQFIAVTAYQNEEITALKIKYNPFAKAFLDAKERNHLKDIPEAVSESQHVAYSHLGGWIFSNPDGACAAGNASYQYATPLPLSATHTHHGYEHYPGLRGHRQAPYPSAYMHRNHSPSVNLIESSSNNLQVFSGADSWTSLSSTPHASILSVPHTSGPINPGPSPYPCLWTISNSGGGPAGPGPDVHASSPGTFLLGSPAVTSPLSAQAPASAGVEVLGEPSLTSIAVSTWTAVASHPFSGWGGPGGGGRHSPSSLDG comes from the exons ATGGCCATGAGCAAGCTGGGCGCCCAGAAGACCAGTGATGGCACTGTTTCTCGGCTGCTCAACGTGGTAGAAAGTGAGCTTCaggcagggagggaaaaaggTGACCCTACGGAGAAGCAGCTTCAGATCATCCTGGAGGACGCGCCTCTCTGGCAGAGATTCAAGGAAGTCACTAACGAAATGATCGTGACCAAGAATGGCAG ACGGATGTTCCCCGTCCTCAAGATCAGTGTCACGGGCCTGGACCCCAATGCCATGTACTCCCTCCTGCTGGACTTCGTCCCAACGGACAGTCACCGCTGGAAGTATGTCAACGGGGAATGGGTGCCCGCGGGCAAGCCAGAGGTCTCCAGCCACAGCTGCGTCTACATCCACCCGGACTCCCCCAACTTTGGGGCCCACTGGATGAAAGCTCCCATCTCCTTCAGCAAAGTGAAACTGACAAACAAGCTCAATGGAGGAGGGCAG ATAATGTTGAATTCTCTGCATAAATACGAACCTCAGGTTCACATAGTGCGCGTCGGAGGTGCCCATCGAATGGTGATGAACTGCTCCTTCCCAGAAACCCAGTTCATAGCCGTGACCGCCTATCAGAACGAGGAG ATAACAGCTCTCAAAATCAAGTACAACCCTTTTGCCAAAGCCTTCTTGGATGCCAAGGAGAG gAATCACCTAAAAGACATCCCGGAAGCTGTCTCTGAGAGCCAGCACGTGGCCTATTCTCACT TGGGAGGCTGGATCTTTTCCAATCCTGACGGAGCGTGTGCAGCAGGAAACGCCAGTTACCAGTATGCGACACCCTTGCCTCTGTCCGCAACCCACACCCACCATGGCTATGAGCACTATCCCGGCCTCCGCGGTCACCGGCAGGCTCCCTATCCTTCTGCCTACATGCATAGAAACCATTCTCCCTCAG TGAATTTGATAGAAAGCTCCAGCAATAACCTGCAAGTCTTCTCCGGAGCCGACAGCTGGACTTCCTTATCTTCCACACCCCACGCCAGCATCCTGTCTGTACCCCACACCAGCGGGCCGATCAATCCAGGGCCCAG cCCCTACCCGTGCCTGTGGACCATCAGTAACAGCGGCGGGGGCCCCGCCGGGCCGGGCCCAGACGTGCACGCCAGCTCCCCGGGGACGTTTCTCCTGGGGAGCCCGGCCGTGACTTCGCCCCTCTCTGCCCAGGCACCCGCTTCGGCCGGCGTGGAGGTTCTGGGGGAGCCTTCGCTGACCAGCATCGCCGTGTCCACCTGGACGGCGGTGGCCTCGCATCCCTTCTCGGGCTGGGGTGGCCCGGGTGGGGGAGGGCGCCATTCTCCCTCTTCACTGGATGGTTAG
- the TBX19 gene encoding T-box transcription factor TBX19 isoform X3 produces the protein MGGCCPGALSVPRGSPRKVSAQRRDGRTRRRVARTRRHPPCDSVSASSFRRMFPVLKISVTGLDPNAMYSLLLDFVPTDSHRWKYVNGEWVPAGKPEVSSHSCVYIHPDSPNFGAHWMKAPISFSKVKLTNKLNGGGQIMLNSLHKYEPQVHIVRVGGAHRMVMNCSFPETQFIAVTAYQNEEITALKIKYNPFAKAFLDAKERNHLKDIPEAVSESQHVAYSHLGGWIFSNPDGACAAGNASYQYATPLPLSATHTHHGYEHYPGLRGHRQAPYPSAYMHRNHSPSVNLIESSSNNLQVFSGADSWTSLSSTPHASILSVPHTSGPINPGPSTKSYLLAGRTPSTVEPQASLRDPISVLRFRRGRRSACCLNVPWTLPPLCLLGASAVLLGSVPPLGLPPLPPGGPAEASLPTSYP, from the exons ATGGGGGGCTGCTGTCCTGGGGCACTCTCTGTACCCCGAGGCTCTCCACGGAAGGTCTCCGCGCAGCGGAGAGACGGCCGGACCAGGCGAAGGGTGGCCCGAACCCGCCGCCATCCCccctgtgactcagtttctgCCTCTTCTTTTAGACGGATGTTCCCCGTCCTCAAGATCAGTGTCACGGGCCTGGACCCCAATGCCATGTACTCCCTCCTGCTGGACTTCGTCCCAACGGACAGTCACCGCTGGAAGTATGTCAACGGGGAATGGGTGCCCGCGGGCAAGCCAGAGGTCTCCAGCCACAGCTGCGTCTACATCCACCCGGACTCCCCCAACTTTGGGGCCCACTGGATGAAAGCTCCCATCTCCTTCAGCAAAGTGAAACTGACAAACAAGCTCAATGGAGGAGGGCAG ATAATGTTGAATTCTCTGCATAAATACGAACCTCAGGTTCACATAGTGCGCGTCGGAGGTGCCCATCGAATGGTGATGAACTGCTCCTTCCCAGAAACCCAGTTCATAGCCGTGACCGCCTATCAGAACGAGGAG ATAACAGCTCTCAAAATCAAGTACAACCCTTTTGCCAAAGCCTTCTTGGATGCCAAGGAGAG gAATCACCTAAAAGACATCCCGGAAGCTGTCTCTGAGAGCCAGCACGTGGCCTATTCTCACT TGGGAGGCTGGATCTTTTCCAATCCTGACGGAGCGTGTGCAGCAGGAAACGCCAGTTACCAGTATGCGACACCCTTGCCTCTGTCCGCAACCCACACCCACCATGGCTATGAGCACTATCCCGGCCTCCGCGGTCACCGGCAGGCTCCCTATCCTTCTGCCTACATGCATAGAAACCATTCTCCCTCAG TGAATTTGATAGAAAGCTCCAGCAATAACCTGCAAGTCTTCTCCGGAGCCGACAGCTGGACTTCCTTATCTTCCACACCCCACGCCAGCATCCTGTCTGTACCCCACACCAGCGGGCCGATCAATCCAGGGCCCAG CACGAAGTCCTACCTCCTGGCCGGAAGGACACCGTCGACCGTCGAGCCTCAAGCTTCCCTGCGTGACCCCATTAGCGTCCTACGTTTCCGTCGAGGTCGACGTTCTGCCTGTTGTCTCAACGTTCCGTGGACTTTGCCACCTCTGTGCCTTCTCGGCGCCTCAGCTGTCCTTCTCGGTTCCGTCCCGCCTCTGGgactcccgcccctcccccccggggGGCCGGCTGAGGCGTCACTGCCCACATCATACCCCTGA
- the TBX19 gene encoding T-box transcription factor TBX19 isoform X2: MGGCCPGALSVPRGSPRKVSAQRRDGRTRRRVARTRRHPPCDSVSASSFRRMFPVLKISVTGLDPNAMYSLLLDFVPTDSHRWKYVNGEWVPAGKPEVSSHSCVYIHPDSPNFGAHWMKAPISFSKVKLTNKLNGGGQIMLNSLHKYEPQVHIVRVGGAHRMVMNCSFPETQFIAVTAYQNEEITALKIKYNPFAKAFLDAKERNHLKDIPEAVSESQHVAYSHLGGWIFSNPDGACAAGNASYQYATPLPLSATHTHHGYEHYPGLRGHRQAPYPSAYMHRNHSPSVNLIESSSNNLQVFSGADSWTSLSSTPHASILSVPHTSGPINPGPRNRPWLPVAYSTKSYLLAGRTPSTVEPQASLRDPISVLRFRRGRRSACCLNVPWTLPPLCLLGASAVLLGSVPPLGLPPLPPGGPAEASLPTSYP, translated from the exons ATGGGGGGCTGCTGTCCTGGGGCACTCTCTGTACCCCGAGGCTCTCCACGGAAGGTCTCCGCGCAGCGGAGAGACGGCCGGACCAGGCGAAGGGTGGCCCGAACCCGCCGCCATCCCccctgtgactcagtttctgCCTCTTCTTTTAGACGGATGTTCCCCGTCCTCAAGATCAGTGTCACGGGCCTGGACCCCAATGCCATGTACTCCCTCCTGCTGGACTTCGTCCCAACGGACAGTCACCGCTGGAAGTATGTCAACGGGGAATGGGTGCCCGCGGGCAAGCCAGAGGTCTCCAGCCACAGCTGCGTCTACATCCACCCGGACTCCCCCAACTTTGGGGCCCACTGGATGAAAGCTCCCATCTCCTTCAGCAAAGTGAAACTGACAAACAAGCTCAATGGAGGAGGGCAG ATAATGTTGAATTCTCTGCATAAATACGAACCTCAGGTTCACATAGTGCGCGTCGGAGGTGCCCATCGAATGGTGATGAACTGCTCCTTCCCAGAAACCCAGTTCATAGCCGTGACCGCCTATCAGAACGAGGAG ATAACAGCTCTCAAAATCAAGTACAACCCTTTTGCCAAAGCCTTCTTGGATGCCAAGGAGAG gAATCACCTAAAAGACATCCCGGAAGCTGTCTCTGAGAGCCAGCACGTGGCCTATTCTCACT TGGGAGGCTGGATCTTTTCCAATCCTGACGGAGCGTGTGCAGCAGGAAACGCCAGTTACCAGTATGCGACACCCTTGCCTCTGTCCGCAACCCACACCCACCATGGCTATGAGCACTATCCCGGCCTCCGCGGTCACCGGCAGGCTCCCTATCCTTCTGCCTACATGCATAGAAACCATTCTCCCTCAG TGAATTTGATAGAAAGCTCCAGCAATAACCTGCAAGTCTTCTCCGGAGCCGACAGCTGGACTTCCTTATCTTCCACACCCCACGCCAGCATCCTGTCTGTACCCCACACCAGCGGGCCGATCAATCCAGGGCCCAG AAACCGTCCATGGCTCCCCGTTGCCTACAGCACGAAGTCCTACCTCCTGGCCGGAAGGACACCGTCGACCGTCGAGCCTCAAGCTTCCCTGCGTGACCCCATTAGCGTCCTACGTTTCCGTCGAGGTCGACGTTCTGCCTGTTGTCTCAACGTTCCGTGGACTTTGCCACCTCTGTGCCTTCTCGGCGCCTCAGCTGTCCTTCTCGGTTCCGTCCCGCCTCTGGgactcccgcccctcccccccggggGGCCGGCTGAGGCGTCACTGCCCACATCATACCCCTGA
- the TBX19 gene encoding T-box transcription factor TBX19 isoform X1 — MGGCCPGALSVPRGSPRKVSAQRRDGRTRRRVARTRRHPPCDSVSASSFRRMFPVLKISVTGLDPNAMYSLLLDFVPTDSHRWKYVNGEWVPAGKPEVSSHSCVYIHPDSPNFGAHWMKAPISFSKVKLTNKLNGGGQIMLNSLHKYEPQVHIVRVGGAHRMVMNCSFPETQFIAVTAYQNEEITALKIKYNPFAKAFLDAKERNHLKDIPEAVSESQHVAYSHLGGWIFSNPDGACAAGNASYQYATPLPLSATHTHHGYEHYPGLRGHRQAPYPSAYMHRNHSPSVNLIESSSNNLQVFSGADSWTSLSSTPHASILSVPHTSGPINPGPSKHLCLCLCSPYPCLWTISNSGGGPAGPGPDVHASSPGTFLLGSPAVTSPLSAQAPASAGVEVLGEPSLTSIAVSTWTAVASHPFSGWGGPGGGGRHSPSSLDG; from the exons ATGGGGGGCTGCTGTCCTGGGGCACTCTCTGTACCCCGAGGCTCTCCACGGAAGGTCTCCGCGCAGCGGAGAGACGGCCGGACCAGGCGAAGGGTGGCCCGAACCCGCCGCCATCCCccctgtgactcagtttctgCCTCTTCTTTTAGACGGATGTTCCCCGTCCTCAAGATCAGTGTCACGGGCCTGGACCCCAATGCCATGTACTCCCTCCTGCTGGACTTCGTCCCAACGGACAGTCACCGCTGGAAGTATGTCAACGGGGAATGGGTGCCCGCGGGCAAGCCAGAGGTCTCCAGCCACAGCTGCGTCTACATCCACCCGGACTCCCCCAACTTTGGGGCCCACTGGATGAAAGCTCCCATCTCCTTCAGCAAAGTGAAACTGACAAACAAGCTCAATGGAGGAGGGCAG ATAATGTTGAATTCTCTGCATAAATACGAACCTCAGGTTCACATAGTGCGCGTCGGAGGTGCCCATCGAATGGTGATGAACTGCTCCTTCCCAGAAACCCAGTTCATAGCCGTGACCGCCTATCAGAACGAGGAG ATAACAGCTCTCAAAATCAAGTACAACCCTTTTGCCAAAGCCTTCTTGGATGCCAAGGAGAG gAATCACCTAAAAGACATCCCGGAAGCTGTCTCTGAGAGCCAGCACGTGGCCTATTCTCACT TGGGAGGCTGGATCTTTTCCAATCCTGACGGAGCGTGTGCAGCAGGAAACGCCAGTTACCAGTATGCGACACCCTTGCCTCTGTCCGCAACCCACACCCACCATGGCTATGAGCACTATCCCGGCCTCCGCGGTCACCGGCAGGCTCCCTATCCTTCTGCCTACATGCATAGAAACCATTCTCCCTCAG TGAATTTGATAGAAAGCTCCAGCAATAACCTGCAAGTCTTCTCCGGAGCCGACAGCTGGACTTCCTTATCTTCCACACCCCACGCCAGCATCCTGTCTGTACCCCACACCAGCGGGCCGATCAATCCAGGGCCCAG CAAgcatctgtgtctctgtctctgcagcCCCTACCCGTGCCTGTGGACCATCAGTAACAGCGGCGGGGGCCCCGCCGGGCCGGGCCCAGACGTGCACGCCAGCTCCCCGGGGACGTTTCTCCTGGGGAGCCCGGCCGTGACTTCGCCCCTCTCTGCCCAGGCACCCGCTTCGGCCGGCGTGGAGGTTCTGGGGGAGCCTTCGCTGACCAGCATCGCCGTGTCCACCTGGACGGCGGTGGCCTCGCATCCCTTCTCGGGCTGGGGTGGCCCGGGTGGGGGAGGGCGCCATTCTCCCTCTTCACTGGATGGTTAG
- the TBX19 gene encoding T-box transcription factor TBX19 isoform X4, which yields MGGCCPGALSVPRGSPRKVSAQRRDGRTRRRVARTRRHPPCDSVSASSFRRMFPVLKISVTGLDPNAMYSLLLDFVPTDSHRWKYVNGEWVPAGKPEVSSHSCVYIHPDSPNFGAHWMKAPISFSKVKLTNKLNGGGQIMLNSLHKYEPQVHIVRVGGAHRMVMNCSFPETQFIAVTAYQNEEITALKIKYNPFAKAFLDAKERNHLKDIPEAVSESQHVAYSHLGGWIFSNPDGACAAGNASYQYATPLPLSATHTHHGYEHYPGLRGHRQAPYPSAYMHRNHSPSVNLIESSSNNLQVFSGADSWTSLSSTPHASILSVPHTSGPINPGPREKGGGEQLLNCMPRPWIVGVLLSHPSKQGNRRWVPGPQSR from the exons ATGGGGGGCTGCTGTCCTGGGGCACTCTCTGTACCCCGAGGCTCTCCACGGAAGGTCTCCGCGCAGCGGAGAGACGGCCGGACCAGGCGAAGGGTGGCCCGAACCCGCCGCCATCCCccctgtgactcagtttctgCCTCTTCTTTTAGACGGATGTTCCCCGTCCTCAAGATCAGTGTCACGGGCCTGGACCCCAATGCCATGTACTCCCTCCTGCTGGACTTCGTCCCAACGGACAGTCACCGCTGGAAGTATGTCAACGGGGAATGGGTGCCCGCGGGCAAGCCAGAGGTCTCCAGCCACAGCTGCGTCTACATCCACCCGGACTCCCCCAACTTTGGGGCCCACTGGATGAAAGCTCCCATCTCCTTCAGCAAAGTGAAACTGACAAACAAGCTCAATGGAGGAGGGCAG ATAATGTTGAATTCTCTGCATAAATACGAACCTCAGGTTCACATAGTGCGCGTCGGAGGTGCCCATCGAATGGTGATGAACTGCTCCTTCCCAGAAACCCAGTTCATAGCCGTGACCGCCTATCAGAACGAGGAG ATAACAGCTCTCAAAATCAAGTACAACCCTTTTGCCAAAGCCTTCTTGGATGCCAAGGAGAG gAATCACCTAAAAGACATCCCGGAAGCTGTCTCTGAGAGCCAGCACGTGGCCTATTCTCACT TGGGAGGCTGGATCTTTTCCAATCCTGACGGAGCGTGTGCAGCAGGAAACGCCAGTTACCAGTATGCGACACCCTTGCCTCTGTCCGCAACCCACACCCACCATGGCTATGAGCACTATCCCGGCCTCCGCGGTCACCGGCAGGCTCCCTATCCTTCTGCCTACATGCATAGAAACCATTCTCCCTCAG TGAATTTGATAGAAAGCTCCAGCAATAACCTGCAAGTCTTCTCCGGAGCCGACAGCTGGACTTCCTTATCTTCCACACCCCACGCCAGCATCCTGTCTGTACCCCACACCAGCGGGCCGATCAATCCAGGGCCCAG agagaagggagggggagagcagcTGCTCAACTGTATGCCGAGACCCTGGATTGTCGGTGTTCTCCTAAGCCACCCATCCAAACAGGGGAACAGACGGTGGGTGCCTGGCCCGCAATCCAGGTAA